GAGTGATCGTAAATCCGATCTCATCAATACCGTAAGTCAGTTTGTCGATCATTCCTGTAAAAATGTTATAGAAAATGATGGCAAAAGCGGAAGTTCCGATACCGATTGCTGTATTTACAAGGGCTTCAGAGATACCGGCTGACAAAGCGGATGGATCGGGAGTTCCTTCTGCCGCAAGTGCTGCGAAGGCTCTGATCATACCTAATACTGTTCCCAATAAGGCAATTAACGTTCCTATTGATGCAATAGTTGCAAGAATTGGAAGGTGTTTTTCTAAAGCAGGCATTTCTAATGCGGTTGCTTCTTCAATTTCCTTACTGATGTTCAATACTTTTTGCTCAGTGGTAGCTTCTTTATCTGCTTTCATTTCAGCATATTTATGTAAACCTGCGTTCACAACATTTGCTACAGAACCTTTTTGACGATCACATTCTTTTAATGCTGCTGTCATATCCTGATTGCTTAAATGAAATTTGATCTTTTGTAAAAATGATTCAATTGATCCATTGCCTTTTGCTTTGGAGATGGTCATTAATCTTTCGAAAAAGAATACCATTACTGTTAAAAATAAAGCCAATAAAATAGGTACGATAAATCCGCCCTCATGAACTAGGGCTAAATAATTACCCGGAATTGGTTTACCATCTGCAGTGAAGTTGGAATCACTTCCGGCTACAAAAATGTAGAATAATATCCCGATAACGAGATTCACACCCATAACGATGATTCCAAGACCCGTGATCGTGGTCTTCTTAGTTGGTTTTGCTGCTGTTTGAGCCATAAGGTTTAATTTAATTTCCTTTTTAAATGTTTAGAGTTGGCAAATATAGATTAATTTTTAAAAAAGTGTTTTTTTAATTAAGAAATCCACAATTTGCTGTTGTTATTTTTATGTTAACCGTATTCAAATATAATTGTTTATAACGGTTGTGCGATGTTAAACCGAAATGTTGAATATATTGGTATAAGGGTAGGGTGGTTTTACACAAAAGTGACATAAAACAAGATTCGAAGGGAGAAGATTCGAAGGGAGAAGGGGAAGGCTCTAAGGAAGAAAAAAGGAAGGAAGGGGTGGGTAAAGGGTAAAAAAGGGCTTTTTGCCTAGGAGTGAGGCTCTCGCTCCCAGCGAGGGTCTCACTAGCGGTAATAATCCCAAATTGAAGATTCGAAAGGTGATGAAGTGAAGATTCGAAGGGAGAAGATTCGAAGGTAGAAGGGGAAGGTTCTAAGGAGGGAAAAAGGAAGGAAGAGTGGGGAAAGGGTGAAAAAGGGCTTCTCGGGTGGCAGTGAGGCTCTCGCTTCCGGCGAGGGGCTCACTAATGGTAAAGTTCCCTCCAGTGGGACTTTCGTTCATAGGAGGATCTAACTAGCGGAATTAAATGAAATAATCAATGAAATATCATTAAGGTAAGATTTAGATGAATGAAATAATCAATGAAATATCATTAAGGTAAGATTTAGATGATTTATTTCTTTGAAAAGTGGGTTTGGAAGGGCAAAATTTGATTATTAATCCAAATTTCCGTCTATTTGTGTAAAATCACACATATGAAAAAATTACTACTCATTTTATTTGCAATCGGCAGTTTCTCAGTGGCTTCGGCACAAATTTATGGTAATGCATTGGGCGTAAGGTTTGGTTATGGGGGAGGAATTTCCTACCAGCATCAATTGAATAAAACCAATCGCGTGGAGGCCGACCTCGGCATGGGGTTAGGTAATTCGTATTCCTATTTCAGATTAACAGCGGCCTATCACTGGGTTTTTGATATTGGGACAGGATGGAACTTTTATGTGGGTCCTGCTATAACGGTAGGAAGTCAATTTTTAAAGAACGATTATTTAGGCAATGGAAAGGAGGGATTGTTTATTATGGGTGGGGGACAATTAGGTGTTGAATATAATTGGCAAAGTTTACCTTTTCAGATCTCACTTGATGTATTACCCCAATTTGCAATCGTAAATGGATTTGATGACGTAGCCTTTGATCCGGCACTTGGGTTTAGGTGGATTTTTTAGAAATTGACAATTGATAATTGATAATTGACAATTGGAACAGCCACAAAAAATTGATAATTGACAATTGATAATTGACAATTGGAACAGCCGGGTAAACTAAGCAATTCGGCTTACGACCGTTTTATTGTCAACCTATTTCAGGACAAGACATTGTTGTCCTAGGTCCTATTTCCTAGGTCTTATGTCATATTTCTAAGTTCAATTAATTTTAGTTTTGTCTTCGAATTTTATAGATCTTGATCGCTATGAATAGAACGATCATTAAAACAATTATCCCGCAAAGTGCCCAAACCATATCCAACAGGTTTTTTAATTCTACGAGAAAAACTATAGCAACTAAAAATATTGTTGCGAGCTCATTTATCATCCGAAGTTTTTGGGAAGATGGGGTAGATGATGTTGTTTTTAATTTGTGTAACATTTTCAAACAATAGGTATGATAAAATATTAAACACACAACAAAAAATAATTTGAATTGCATCCAGCCTTGCGCTAAAAATTGATTGTTTATACTTAGTAAAATACTTCCTGTAATTAAAACAAGTATCATAGATGGAGTGCCAATGATGTTCATCAGACGCCTTTCCATAATGCTGAATTGATTGGTTAAAATACTTTTTTCAGGTTCTGGTTTTTGTGTGGCTTCCACATGATAGATAAATAATCTGACTATATAAAACAACGCGGCAAACCATGTTACAATAAATATAATATGTGTGGCGAGAATATAGGGATAAGCAGATACTGCGTCAATTAAAATCATTTTACCAAGGTGAAATTACCGGTGAGATCAACTTTTTTATTATTTAGTCTAGCGTTTAATACATAAGTATAGGTGCCTAATGGTTGAATTTCCCCTTCAAAAGTGCCATCCCATGATTTATCAATTTTATGGCTATCAAAAATTAATTGTCCCCACCGATTAAATATCTGTAATTGATATTCATTTATTTCGCCCGAATAATTCGGGCCGAAAATATCATTCACTCCATCTGCATTTGGAGAGAAAGCATTGGGCATGGAAATATGATCCTCACATCCATTAATTAATTCTATTTCATCACTTGCAGTGCATCCATTTTCATCGGTAACCGTTAGTGTATAAATTCCGGGAATACTTGTTGTAAAGTCCTCGGTATTTGCACCATTACTCCACGAATAAATATCAAAACCGGAAACGCCATTCACATTTGTAATTCCGCAAATGGTAATATCATTTCCAAGATCAATTATTGGATTTTCATATTCGGTAATGGTTATGGTGTCAGAAAAGGAACATCCCCCCGATAATATTTCCACCGAATAGATTCCGGGTTCATCAAAAGTATAAGTACTGTTAGTTGAACCATCGAACCACAAATAAGTTGCATCAACAGTGGATACATCAACG
The genomic region above belongs to Bacteroidota bacterium and contains:
- a CDS encoding MotA/TolQ/ExbB proton channel family protein, whose translation is MAQTAAKPTKKTTITGLGIIVMGVNLVIGILFYIFVAGSDSNFTADGKPIPGNYLALVHEGGFIVPILLALFLTVMVFFFERLMTISKAKGNGSIESFLQKIKFHLSNQDMTAALKECDRQKGSVANVVNAGLHKYAEMKADKEATTEQKVLNISKEIEEATALEMPALEKHLPILATIASIGTLIALLGTVLGMIRAFAALAAEGTPDPSALSAGISEALVNTAIGIGTSAFAIIFYNIFTGMIDKLTYGIDEIGFTITQTFAASEK
- a CDS encoding CopD family protein, producing MILIDAVSAYPYILATHIIFIVTWFAALFYIVRLFIYHVEATQKPEPEKSILTNQFSIMERRLMNIIGTPSMILVLITGSILLSINNQFLAQGWMQFKLFFVVCLIFYHTYCLKMLHKLKTTSSTPSSQKLRMINELATIFLVAIVFLVELKNLLDMVWALCGIIVLMIVLFIAIKIYKIRRQN